In one window of Henckelia pumila isolate YLH828 chromosome 1, ASM3356847v2, whole genome shotgun sequence DNA:
- the LOC140875589 gene encoding serine/threonine-protein kinase ATG1c isoform X1: MAQSTRGGAGRCFMVGDYKLGKQIGAGSFSTVWYARHQVHGTEVAIKEIVTARLNSKLQESLKSEIFILKRINHPNIIRLHDMIEESGKIYIILEYCKGGDLSMFIQRRQGRILEATAKHFMHQLAEGLKVLREFSLIHRDLKPQNLLLSTHEDNSVLKIADFGFARSLHPRGLAETLCGSPLYMAPEIMQLQKYDAKADLWSVGAILFQLVTGKTPFTGSNQIQLLQNIIKSTELQFPPEARNLNPHCIDLCRKLLRRNPVERLTFEEFFNHPYLSQRETAESFRNSQPQRVTAGFPLPERNTEENMLEDCLPFSLDGDSSGPDQSPSFTRRSSIKHMYGFSLNVKADQGQISNLQNRTDLPSKYGSVPQQTEILGSSLGSQRLSEGNLKESLDLGLLDNHPKVMDSLESIDRDYVFVSGPPMDLSSSGRASKPIQLPFKTERPSSESGYVASSTSAPVPINTTEIGRIGYIRNLDNRMSTAGTSRGSMDVADTSEQPSTHCTTRIKSLKCSASAITELVNEKIGGGKKLEAFSIQLVILAIWKQALHVCHTHAASAIEGSPSKETTKIKDISRMQHSPDTQECLDMSNSNRPDDICSQIELAFLGELRMAEELAEVVKPGNMEMPDAMELIYQSALALGKRGAVEEYMGNIENAVVIYSKAVDLLVFLLVEAPCLILNPPFSLTNTDRYRIQSYIDVLNHRHSISLSQKLALFKSENQPHLLETGDDT, from the exons ATGGCTCAATCGACCAGGGGTGGCGCCGGGAGGTGTTTCATGGTGGGGGATTACAAGTTGGGGAAACAGATAGGCGCGGGGTCGTTCTCGACGGTGTGGTACGCTCGCCATCAGGTGCACGGGACTGAAGTCGCGATTAAAGAAATCGTCACCGCTAGATTAAATTCCAAACTTCAAGAGAGCCTCAAGTCCGAAATTTTCATCCTCAAGAGGATTAATCACCCTAATATCATCCGCTTACACGACATGATCGAG gAATCCGGaaagatatatattattttggagTACTGCAAAGGAGGAGACCTTTCAATGTTTATTCAAAGACGTCAAGGAAGGATCCTTGAAGCAACTGCAAAGCACTTTATGCATCAACTAG CGGAGGGTCTGAAAGTTCTTCGTGAATTCAGCCTCATACATCGGGATTTAAAACCCCAG AATCTCCTCCTGTCCACACATGAAGACAACAGTGTCTTGAAGATTGCTGATTTTGGCTTTGCAAG ATCTCTTCATCCTAGAGGTCTTGCGGAAACCTTGTGCGGTTCACCTTTATACATGGCTCCGGAGATAATGCAGCTTCAGAAGTATGATGCCAAG GCAGATCTCTGGAGTGTTGGTGCAATTCTATTTCAACTTGTCACTGGGAAAACTCCTTTTACAGGAAGCAATCAGATACAG CTGCTCCAGAACATCATAAAATcaactgaattgcaatttcccCCCGAGGCAAGGAATTTGAATCCTCACTGCATTGATTTGTGTAGGAAACTGTTGAGACGTAATCCAG TGGAGCGATTGACGTTTGAAGAGTTTTTCAACCACCCCTATCTTTCTCAAAGGGAGACTGCTGAATCATTCAG GAATAGTCAGCCACAAAGAGTAACTGCTGGATTTCCTCTTCCTGAGAGGAATACGGAAGAAAACATGCTAGAAGATTGCTTACCATTCAGTTTAGATGGTGATTCCAGTGGCCCTGATCAAAGTCCATCCTTTACGAGGAGATCTTCCATAAAACACATGTATGGATTTTCTCTCAATGTAAAAGCTGATCAGGGACAAATTTCTAATCTCCAAAATAGAACAGATTTGCCTTCCAAGTATGGTAGTGTTCCACAACAAACTGAAATTTTGGGTTCCAGTCTTGGCAGCCAGCGACTTTCAGAAGGAAACTTGAAAGAATCTCTAGATCTTGGATTACTAGATAACCATCCaaaag TCATGGATTCATTGGAGTCAATCGACCGGGATTATGTATTTGTGTCTGGCCCTCCAATGGACCTATCATCTTCAGGACGCGCTTCCAAGCCAATTCAGCTACCATTTAAAACTGAGCGTCCATCTTCTGAATCTGGATATGTGGCTTCCTCAACCAGTGCTCCAGTGCCAATAAATACTACAGAAATTGGTAGAATTGGGTACATTAGAAATCTAGACAATCGGATGTCCACTGCTGGGACGTCACGAGGATCGATGGATGTAGCAGACACTTCAGAGCAGCCATCAACTCATTGCACAACTAGGATCAAGTCATTGAAATGTTCTGCATCTGCCATCACTGAGTTAGTAAATGAGAAG ATTGGAGGAGGGAAGAAACTGGAAGCATTTTCAATTCAGCTTGTAATTCTTGCCATATGGAAACAAGCATTGCATGTTTGTCATACTCATGCAGCCTCTGCTATTGAAGGAAGTCCAAGCAAAGAGACTACAAAAATCAAGGACATCTCTAGAATGCAGCATAGTCCAGATACACAAGAGTGTCTTGATATGAGTAACAGTAACAGACCAGATGATATCTGTTCTCAGATAGAGCTAGCATTTCTGGGGGAACTTCGGATGGCCGAGGAACTTGCAGAAGTAGTAAAGCCTG GTAATATGGAGATGCCAGATGCAATGGAGCTCATTTATCAGTCTGCCCTTGCCTTGGGCAAACGAGGGGCA GTTGAGGAATATATGGGCAATATAGAGAATGCTGTTGTTATCTATTCAAAAGCAGTGGATTTACTTGTATTTCTTCTAGTGGAAGCACCTTGCCTCATCCTGAATCCTCCATTTTCTCTCACAAACACAGATCGATATCGTATACAAAGTTACATTGATGTCCTCAACCACAGGCATAGCATTTCGCTGTCTCAAAAATTGGCTCTTTTCAAGTCCGAGAATCAGCCACATCTATTGGAAACTGGTGATGATACatga
- the LOC140875589 gene encoding serine/threonine-protein kinase ATG1c isoform X2, which translates to MAQSTRGGAGRCFMVGDYKLGKQIGAGSFSTVWYARHQVHGTEVAIKEIVTARLNSKLQESLKSEIFILKRINHPNIIRLHDMIEESGKIYIILEYCKGGDLSMFIQRRQGRILEATAKHFMHQLAEGLKVLREFSLIHRDLKPQNLLLSTHEDNSVLKIADFGFARSLHPRGLAETLCGSPLYMAPEIMQLQKYDAKADLWSVGAILFQLVTGKTPFTGSNQIQLLQNIIKSTELQFPPEARNLNPHCIDLCRKLLRRNPVERLTFEEFFNHPYLSQRETAESFRNSQPQRVTAGFPLPERNTEENMLEDCLPFSLDGDSSGPDQSPSFTRRSSIKHILGSQRLSEGNLKESLDLGLLDNHPKVMDSLESIDRDYVFVSGPPMDLSSSGRASKPIQLPFKTERPSSESGYVASSTSAPVPINTTEIGRIGYIRNLDNRMSTAGTSRGSMDVADTSEQPSTHCTTRIKSLKCSASAITELVNEKIGGGKKLEAFSIQLVILAIWKQALHVCHTHAASAIEGSPSKETTKIKDISRMQHSPDTQECLDMSNSNRPDDICSQIELAFLGELRMAEELAEVVKPGNMEMPDAMELIYQSALALGKRGAVEEYMGNIENAVVIYSKAVDLLVFLLVEAPCLILNPPFSLTNTDRYRIQSYIDVLNHRHSISLSQKLALFKSENQPHLLETGDDT; encoded by the exons ATGGCTCAATCGACCAGGGGTGGCGCCGGGAGGTGTTTCATGGTGGGGGATTACAAGTTGGGGAAACAGATAGGCGCGGGGTCGTTCTCGACGGTGTGGTACGCTCGCCATCAGGTGCACGGGACTGAAGTCGCGATTAAAGAAATCGTCACCGCTAGATTAAATTCCAAACTTCAAGAGAGCCTCAAGTCCGAAATTTTCATCCTCAAGAGGATTAATCACCCTAATATCATCCGCTTACACGACATGATCGAG gAATCCGGaaagatatatattattttggagTACTGCAAAGGAGGAGACCTTTCAATGTTTATTCAAAGACGTCAAGGAAGGATCCTTGAAGCAACTGCAAAGCACTTTATGCATCAACTAG CGGAGGGTCTGAAAGTTCTTCGTGAATTCAGCCTCATACATCGGGATTTAAAACCCCAG AATCTCCTCCTGTCCACACATGAAGACAACAGTGTCTTGAAGATTGCTGATTTTGGCTTTGCAAG ATCTCTTCATCCTAGAGGTCTTGCGGAAACCTTGTGCGGTTCACCTTTATACATGGCTCCGGAGATAATGCAGCTTCAGAAGTATGATGCCAAG GCAGATCTCTGGAGTGTTGGTGCAATTCTATTTCAACTTGTCACTGGGAAAACTCCTTTTACAGGAAGCAATCAGATACAG CTGCTCCAGAACATCATAAAATcaactgaattgcaatttcccCCCGAGGCAAGGAATTTGAATCCTCACTGCATTGATTTGTGTAGGAAACTGTTGAGACGTAATCCAG TGGAGCGATTGACGTTTGAAGAGTTTTTCAACCACCCCTATCTTTCTCAAAGGGAGACTGCTGAATCATTCAG GAATAGTCAGCCACAAAGAGTAACTGCTGGATTTCCTCTTCCTGAGAGGAATACGGAAGAAAACATGCTAGAAGATTGCTTACCATTCAGTTTAGATGGTGATTCCAGTGGCCCTGATCAAAGTCCATCCTTTACGAGGAGATCTTCCATAAAACACAT TCTTGGCAGCCAGCGACTTTCAGAAGGAAACTTGAAAGAATCTCTAGATCTTGGATTACTAGATAACCATCCaaaag TCATGGATTCATTGGAGTCAATCGACCGGGATTATGTATTTGTGTCTGGCCCTCCAATGGACCTATCATCTTCAGGACGCGCTTCCAAGCCAATTCAGCTACCATTTAAAACTGAGCGTCCATCTTCTGAATCTGGATATGTGGCTTCCTCAACCAGTGCTCCAGTGCCAATAAATACTACAGAAATTGGTAGAATTGGGTACATTAGAAATCTAGACAATCGGATGTCCACTGCTGGGACGTCACGAGGATCGATGGATGTAGCAGACACTTCAGAGCAGCCATCAACTCATTGCACAACTAGGATCAAGTCATTGAAATGTTCTGCATCTGCCATCACTGAGTTAGTAAATGAGAAG ATTGGAGGAGGGAAGAAACTGGAAGCATTTTCAATTCAGCTTGTAATTCTTGCCATATGGAAACAAGCATTGCATGTTTGTCATACTCATGCAGCCTCTGCTATTGAAGGAAGTCCAAGCAAAGAGACTACAAAAATCAAGGACATCTCTAGAATGCAGCATAGTCCAGATACACAAGAGTGTCTTGATATGAGTAACAGTAACAGACCAGATGATATCTGTTCTCAGATAGAGCTAGCATTTCTGGGGGAACTTCGGATGGCCGAGGAACTTGCAGAAGTAGTAAAGCCTG GTAATATGGAGATGCCAGATGCAATGGAGCTCATTTATCAGTCTGCCCTTGCCTTGGGCAAACGAGGGGCA GTTGAGGAATATATGGGCAATATAGAGAATGCTGTTGTTATCTATTCAAAAGCAGTGGATTTACTTGTATTTCTTCTAGTGGAAGCACCTTGCCTCATCCTGAATCCTCCATTTTCTCTCACAAACACAGATCGATATCGTATACAAAGTTACATTGATGTCCTCAACCACAGGCATAGCATTTCGCTGTCTCAAAAATTGGCTCTTTTCAAGTCCGAGAATCAGCCACATCTATTGGAAACTGGTGATGATACatga